A window of the Pseudomonas fluorescens genome harbors these coding sequences:
- the aldA gene encoding aldehyde dehydrogenase yields the protein MRVERNFVNGHFIEPASAALIAVYNPATEALIGQMSAANAEEATAAVDAAAAAQKVWGKLTSIERAEHLRAFAAALEGRAEAIGAALAAESGKSLSDASNEARYAAQITRYHAEWARRIEGEIIPSDSPDENLFLHREPIGVVACLIPFNYPVYTLLRKIAPALIAGNTVVVRPSNNTPTSAFEIARAVEQSGMPAGVINILTMDHATAAAVCTHKAVGLITLTGSVNAGRIVLDYCKANIAKPSLELGGKTPAIIEADANLEAAASAIIASKTTHCGQLCTAVERVYVQESVYDRFLALLKAKIAAVKFGDRATDASLMGPLVNASSQKNIHAMVERAIADGAVLESGGVLPEGPGHFYPPTLLSGCRQDMEIVQEEIFGPVLPVLKYRDIDEALAMANDHQFGLSSVLYTESYRTAQKVANAIEAGELYVNRTPADPYQGYHAGWKRSGLGGDDGKHGMLEFTQTRLVVMKY from the coding sequence ATGCGAGTCGAGCGAAATTTTGTTAACGGCCACTTCATCGAGCCGGCCAGCGCGGCGCTGATCGCGGTCTACAACCCGGCCACTGAAGCGTTGATCGGCCAGATGTCGGCCGCCAATGCCGAAGAAGCCACGGCGGCAGTCGATGCCGCAGCAGCAGCGCAGAAAGTCTGGGGCAAACTCACCAGCATCGAACGCGCCGAGCACCTGCGAGCGTTTGCGGCTGCTCTTGAAGGTCGCGCCGAAGCCATCGGCGCTGCACTGGCCGCCGAATCCGGCAAAAGCCTGAGCGATGCCAGTAACGAAGCCCGCTATGCCGCGCAGATCACCCGTTACCACGCCGAATGGGCGCGCCGCATCGAAGGCGAGATCATTCCCAGCGACAGCCCCGACGAAAACCTGTTCCTGCACCGCGAGCCGATTGGCGTCGTCGCGTGCCTGATTCCGTTCAACTACCCGGTCTACACCCTGTTGCGCAAAATCGCTCCGGCGCTGATTGCCGGCAACACCGTGGTGGTGCGTCCGAGCAACAACACCCCGACGTCGGCGTTCGAAATCGCCAGAGCCGTGGAGCAATCGGGCATGCCAGCCGGCGTAATCAATATCCTGACCATGGATCACGCCACCGCCGCAGCCGTTTGCACGCACAAGGCCGTGGGCCTGATCACCCTGACCGGCAGTGTCAACGCCGGGCGCATCGTCCTCGATTACTGCAAGGCCAACATCGCCAAGCCGTCGCTGGAACTGGGCGGCAAGACTCCGGCGATCATCGAAGCCGACGCTAATCTTGAAGCGGCCGCGAGCGCGATCATCGCCTCCAAAACCACTCACTGTGGTCAGTTGTGTACGGCGGTGGAGCGGGTCTATGTGCAGGAAAGCGTCTACGACCGTTTCCTCGCGCTGCTCAAAGCGAAAATCGCTGCCGTGAAGTTCGGCGACCGCGCCACAGACGCCAGCCTGATGGGGCCGCTGGTCAACGCCAGTTCGCAGAAGAACATTCACGCCATGGTCGAGCGCGCGATTGCCGACGGCGCCGTCCTAGAAAGCGGCGGTGTGCTGCCGGAAGGCCCCGGGCATTTCTACCCGCCGACGCTGCTGAGCGGTTGCCGTCAGGACATGGAAATCGTCCAGGAAGAAATCTTCGGTCCGGTATTGCCGGTGCTCAAGTACCGCGACATCGACGAAGCGCTGGCGATGGCCAACGACCACCAGTTCGGCCTGTCGTCGGTGCTGTACACCGAGAGCTACCGCACCGCGCAGAAAGTCGCCAACGCCATCGAGGCCGGCGAGTTGTACGTCAATCGCACCCCGGCCGATCCGTATCAGGGCTACCACGCCGGCTGGAAACGTTCGGGCCTGGGCGGCGATGACGGCAAGCACGGCATGCTCGAATTCACCCAGACCCGTCTCGTGGTCATGAAGTACTGA